DNA from bacterium:
CCAAGGACGCGCGTTCGATGACTCTGCGCACGCATTCGCAGACGTCGGGGGCGAGCCTCACGGAACAGGACCCCTACAACAACGTAGTGCGCACGACGATCGAGGCGATGGCCGCCGTGCTGGGTGGGACCCAGTCACTGCACACCAACGGTTTCGATGAAGCCGTCACCTTGCCCACGCCATTCTCTGCGCGCATCGCGCGCAACACGCAGTTGATTCTGGCGGAGGAGACCGGCATTACGAAGGTGATCGATCCTCTGGCCGGTTCCTACTACGTCGAGAGTCTGACGCATGCGATCGCCGCCGAGGCGCAGGAACTGATCGACGAGATCGAGGAATTGGGCGGCATGACCAGGGCGATCGAAGCGGGCATGCCCAAGATGCGCATCGAGGAAGCGGCGACACGCCGCCAGGCTCGCGTCGACCGCGGTGAAGACACGGTGGTTGGGGTCAACAAGTACCAGATCGACCAGCAAACCGAGGTCGAACTCCTGGACATCGACAATCGCGAAGTGCGAGAGCGCCAGATCGAGCGTCTCGAGCGGATTCGCGCGACACGAGACGAAGCGCGTTACAGCGAAACCATGCGCGCGCTGGAGAAGGGAGCGGCCGGCGAGGACCAGAACGTACTGGCGCTCGCGGTCGAAGCCGCGCGCGCTCGCGCGACGCTGGGTGAGATTTCCGAGGCTCTGGAACGGGTGTACGGGCGCTTCCGCGCTCAGATCCGTAGTGTTTCAGGTGTGTACGCATCGGCTTATCGAGGGGACGCGGATTTCGACAAACTCCAGAAGGAGATTGGCGAGTTTGCAGATGCAGAGGGCCGTAGGCCCCGCATCCTGGTGGCGAAACTCGGCCAGGACGGACACGATCGGGGCGCGAAGGTCATCGCGACGGCCTTCGCCGACCTGGGCTTCGACGTCGATGTGGGGCCGTTGTTCCAGACACCAGAAGAAGTCGCTCGCCAGGCGATCGAGAATGACGTGCACGTGGTCGGTGTTTCGACCCAGGCCGCCGGTCACAAAACCCTGGTCCCCGAGTTGATCCGCGAACTGAAGGCGCAAGACGGCGGCGATATCGTCGTGGTGTGCGGTGGTGTGATCCCGAAGCAGGACTACGAATTCCTCCGGGAAGCGGGCGTCGCAGAAGTGTTCGGTCCGGGCACGGCGATTCCCGGCGCGGCGCGGGACGTACTGCAGGCCGTCCGAGACCGGCACTCATGAGCCGGGGCCTGCTGGGCCCACGTGAATATGTAGAGGGCGTGCGCGCCGGGGACCGGCGCACGGTCGCGCGTTGCATCACATTGCTCGAGAGCAAGCGCGCAGATCACCGCGAGTTGGGGCAGGACGTACTGGACGCGCTCGTGCCGCATACCGGTCAAGCGCTGCGCCTGGGCATCACGGGAGCGCCCGGCGTCGGAAAGAGTTCCCTGATCGAGACTCTGGGACTCGAACTGGTGAGTCGCGGACTCACGCTCGCCGTTCTGGCCATTGATCCCTCGAGCCCCGTAAGCGGCGGTAGCATCCTGGGAGACAAGACGCGCATGGAGCGCCTCTCGCGGGAGCCCGCAGCTTTCATCCGACCCACGCCATCGGGAGGTACACTGGGAGGCGTCGCCCACCGTACACGCGAGGCCATGTTGGTCTGCGAAGCTGCCGGTTTTGATGTGGTGATCGTCGAGACCGTCGGTGTGGGGCAGTCCGAGGTCGAAGTGCGCTCCATGGTCGATCTGTTTGCCGTTCTGCTCCAGCCGGGAGCCGGTGACGAGCTTCAGGGCATCAAGAAGGGCGTGCTGGAACTCGCCGATGTTCTCGTCGTGAACAAGGCCGACGGCGAGCAGAAACTCGCCGCCGAGCGCACCCGGGCGGATCACGAGCAAGCCGTCTCGCTCTTGCACTCGCTATCGGAAAACTGGGTCACGCGAGTGCTCCTGGTGAGCGCTTTGACGGGTGATGGCATCAATGAGTTCTGGAAGATCGTCGAGGAGCACCGGGCGGTCCTGTCGCAATCTGGCGAACTCGAGCAAAGGCGTCGCACACAGGCCCGATCCTGGCTCTGGCGTCTGCTCGAGGAGGGATTGCATGCCGAGTTCCGCGGCAACCCGCAGGTGGCAAGTCGTCTGCCCGAGATCGAGCGTCAGGTTGAAACGCGCGAACTCACGCCTCCGCGGGCAGCTCGATTGCTGCTCGACGGATTCGTGTCGGGTACAGCGTCTAGCTGAATTCGCAGCGAGTTTCCGAACAAGTATCGGAATGCTTTTCGAAATGCCTCTTGAAACGCGCTCGGCCTGCTCAATCCGCTGCCTGGGTCCGCCGATACGATCGATGGTTTATCCCTGGTACGGGTGAGATGTCTCAGCTTAACCTCGACACGCGCGAGATCACACTCAAGATTGTGTACTACGGCCCCGCGCTGTCGGGGAAGACCACAAATTTGCGCATGATTCACAAGAAGCTCATGGAGCATGCGCGCGGCGAGATGGTCACGCTGGACACACAGGACGATCGCACGCTCTACTTCGACTTCCTGCCCGTAGAGCTGGGTGGCGATGGTGACTACAAGATCAAGCTGAAGATGTTCACGGTCCCCGGGCAGGTGTTGCATCGCTCGACCCGCCGCGTGGTTCTGGCGGGTGTGGACGCAGTTGCCTTCATCGCCGATTCGCAGCGTTCTTCGGCTGCGGCCAATGCCTATTCGTACCGGGACCTGGAGTCGAACCTGCGCGCCAATGGTCTGGACGTGAACACGATCCCACTCGTCGTACAGTTCAACAAGCGCGATCTGGACGACATCAAGACTCTCGAAGAAGTCCGCCAGGCCTGGGATGGCACGGGCATTCCGACTGTCCCGGCCGTTGCCGCAAAGGGGGAGGGCGTGATCGAGACCTGCGAAGCGCTGCTCGTGCGTCTGTACCGCCACCTCGACAAGATCCACTCGTTCGGCAAGAAGTTCGGCATCAGCGAAGCCGAATTCCTCCACGGAGTGCTAAAGCACTTCGAAGAGCCCAAGCAAGAGACGAATTCCTAGCGGGCTCGCTCTGCGCCGAGACCCGGCCTTGGATCAGAGAAAAGTTCCGGAACAGGCCACCAGGAGCTGATGGGCCAATCCAGCCGTTCGGTGAACGCCAAACTCGGCGACTTCCGGCGCGGTCGCGATCTTCACGAAGGCTTCCTTCGACGGGTACTGCATGACCGCGACGCTATCCCACTCGAGATCCCCATCTCCGATCATCAAGTGTCGTGCAGCGCCGCCGTACAGAAACTTCCCACCGTGCGAGGCGACGAACGGCATCATCTTCTCGCCGTACAATGCGTAGGCTTCCTGGCCGGTCAGATTGGTTTCCCGACCGTCTTCGTACTCCGCCCGCTCCTTGAAGATGAGCAGATTGAGCATGTCGACCGGTCCCTCGAAGTCCGATTTGAGCAACGCCTGGATCTGTTCGGGTCGCGGATAAATGGGCATGGGCTCGCTTTCTGACTACTTGCGGGTGAGCAGGTTTGCGGGGTGCAGGTCCTTGGGAAACATACTGCCCTGCCAGCGCTGCATGCCGCCGATCCAGCGATCCACGTCGGCGCCCTTGCGCTTCACGTATTCGCGGACTTCGGGATGAGGCAGTACGTGGAAACGCTCTTCTCGCAACGCGTCAACGACGACCTGGGCGACGTCCACGGGTTGTAGTACGCCATCCCCAGCGGCGACTCCGCCGCCTGCGCCCTTCATCTTGTCGGCGTCTGGACTGTTGGAGCCGATGTTCGTCTCTACCGCTTGCGGGCAGAGCACCGACACCTTGATGCCCTGATGTCCGTGTGTGATTGCGATCCATTCAGCCAGCGCGACTGCGGCGTGTTTGGTGACCGCGTAGTGCAGGGACCCGAACTGGGAGAGCAGGCCCGCTGCGGAAGCCGTGTTGAGCAGGTAGCCGCCACCGCGCTCTACCATTCCAGGGATGACGGCTCGCGCCGCGTACAGATGCGCCAGCACGTGGACTGCCCACATGCGTTGCAGGTCTTCCACCGGAGCTTCGAGCCCACCGATCGTGACGAAGCCGGCGTTGGAGACGAACAGGTCGATGGGACCCTGGTTGCTCTCGGTCTGCTCGACCAGCTCGCGGATCGCGCGCTCATCGGATACGTCGATGCCGAACGCCGTTCCGCCGACTTCCTTGGCGACGGCCTGTGCTCCGGCTTCGTCCCGGTCGGCGACCACGATGTGTCGGGCTCCGTCGGCGTGAAAACGCTCCGCGAGGCCGCGTCCGATTCCGCTGGCTCCTCCGGTGATGACTGCAATGCGGTCCCTGATTTCCATCTTCGCTCTCCTGATCTGGCGTTCCCCCCTTTTTATATTCATGTCACTTACGATGTCAAAACCGGAAGCCGTCGGGCCTCTGGAAATCGAGGAGATGCGAAGGGATGGATCTGAAGAAGTTGCTGGTCGCGAATCGCGGCGAGGTGGCGATTCGCGTGGCTCGGGCGGCGGCGGAGCTGGGGATCGAGAGTGTGGCGATCCACAGCGAAGACGACGCCGACTCCCTGCACACGCGGATTGCGGATCGCGCCGTCGCACTCCAGGGGCGCGGTGCGCGCGCCTATCTGAGTGTGGAGGGAGTGGTTGCGGCGGCGCTCGAAAACGACTGCGACGCGCTGCATCCGGGCTACGGTTTTCTGAGCGAGAACGCCGAACTCGCCCGCGCCTGTGAGGCCGCGGGAATCGCCTTCGTGGGGCCCACGGCCGGGCAACTGGAACTCTTCGGAGACAAGCTGGCCGCCCGGGCGCTCGCCCAGGAGCTCGATGTGCCGTTGATCGCGGCCACCGGGCATGCCACCAGCCTGGACGAGGCGCGAGCTTTCCTGGATGAGCACGGTGCGGTGATGATCAAGGCCGTTGCGGGGGGGGGCGGTCGAGGCATGCGCCCGGTGCGCGCGGGGGATGACCTGAATGCGGCCTACGAACGCTGCCAGGGAGAGGCGCGTGCGGCCTTCGGAAATTCCGACGTCTATGTCGAACGCCTGATCGAACGAGCCCGACACATCGAGATCCAGATCATTGGCGACGGTTCGCAGGTCAGTCAACTGGGCGAGCGCGAGTGCACGCTCCAGCGCCAGAACCAGAAACTGGTCGAGATCGCACCGAGCCCGACGCTCGCGGACGAAATCCGCGAGCGGCTGGCGAGCGCGGCGTTGCGCATGGCCCGGCACGCCAACTATCTCAGCCTGGGCACGTTCGAATTCCTGGTCGATGCCGATGATTCGGCGGTCACCGCGTTCATCGAGACGAATGCCCGCCTGCAGGTGGAGCACACCGTCACCGAGGAAGTCATGGGGCTGGACCTGGTGCAGAGTCAACTGCGCATTGCCTGCGGAGCCGGACTCGCCGAACTCGGGCTGGCGCAGGATCAGCTTTCCCCGCCCCGCGGTTACGCAATTCAGTGCCGCATCAATACGGAGACCATGAGCCCGGAAGGTCGGGCGCGTCCGAGTTCGGGAACTCTGCTCGCGTTCGAAGCGCCGAGCGGGCCGGGCGTCCGGAGCGATTCCTGCGGTTTCGTCGGCTACACCACGAATCCCAGCTTCGATTCCCTGCTCGCCAAGCTGATCGCTCACTCGCCTTCGGGCAGCTATGCCGATGTGATTCGACGCATGCGCCGCGCCCTGGCCGAGTTCCGCATCGATGGTGTGCCGACGAACCTCGGCTATCTGAAAGCGCTGCTCGAACGCTCGGAGATTGAGACGAATCAGGTCACGACGCGCTACATCGAGGAACACGCTTCCGAACTCGCGAAAACCGTCACCGAACACGAGCAGAGGCTTTCCGCTGGCACTGCGCAGACCGCCCCGGCGCCCGGCTTCGCGGGCGTCAAGGTCGGCAGCGACCCGCTGGCCGTGCTGCGCTACGGCTCGGTCGACGGCGAAACGGCGCCGGAATCTTCGGCGCCACAGGTTACCGCCGCGCCGACTCCGGTAGTTTCGCCGATCGCGGGCCCTGAAGGCAGTCTTGCGGTCTCGGCTCCGCTTCAGGGAACGATTGTCTCGGTCGACGTCGCCGAAGGCGATGCGATTGCGGCCGGCCAAGCCCTGCTGGTGATGGAAGCCATGAAGATGGAGCACGTCGTGAGCGCGAACTGCGACGGCCTCGTGCGTCGGATCGACGTGCGGGAGGGCGATGCGGTCTTCGAAGGCCATCCCCTGATCTTTGTCGAGGAAGCCGAAGTCGACGTCGATCGTGCGCAAGCCGTGGGGCGGGTCGACATCGACGCGATTCGCGAGGACCTTCAGGAGGTCATCGATCGCCACGCCGTCGGCTACGACGAGAACAAACCCGAAGCCGTGGCCAAGCGTCACGGTCGCGGGAATCGCACCGCGCGCGAGAACCTGGCGCAACTGGTCGATGAAGGCAGCTTCGTCGAGTACGGCCCCCTGATGGTTGCGGCGCAACGCAAGCGTCGCTCCCTCGAAGACCTGATCGCCAATACACAGGGCGATGGCATGGTCGCGGGAATCGGCAGTGTCAACGGCTCGCTGTTTGGCGACGAGGCCAGTCAGGCGGTCGTCATGTCTTATGACTACATGGTCCTGGCCGGAACCCAGGGCGCGCAGAACCACCGCAAGAAGGACCGCTTGTTCGAGGTCGCAGAGAACAATCGCCTGCCCCTGGTCCTGTTTGCCGAGGGCGGCGGAGGACGCCCCGGCGACACCGATGGAATCGGCGGTTCGGGCCTGGACTGCTGGGCCTTCTACTACATCGCCCGGCTGAGTGGGCTCGTGCCCCTGGTCGGCATCACAAACGGTCGCTGTTTTGCCGGAAATGCCGTCTTGCTGGGATGTTGTGACGTCATCATCGCGACCCGAGGATCGAACATCGGCGTTGGCGGGCCGGCAATGATCGAAGGCGGTGGCCTCGGGGTCTTCCGGCCCGAAGACGTCGGTCCGGTCGACGTCCAGTACCCCAACGGCGTGATCGACATCCTGGTCGAGGACGAAGAGGAAGCCGTCGAAGTCGCCAAGAAGTATCTGTCCTACTTCCAGGGTCCGCTCGACGACTGGCAGGCGCACGATCCGCGCGAACTGCGTCATTTGATTCCCGAGAACCGGCTGCGCATCTACGATGTGCGCCAGGTGATCGAGAAGTTATGCGACGTCGACTCGGTGCTGGAGATCCGCGCCGGCTGGGGCGATGGACTGGTGACCGCTCTTGCGCGCATTGAAGGTCGGCCGATCGGCGTGATTGCGAATAATCCGCATCACCTCGCGGGGGCCATCGACGCGGACGCCGGGGACAAGGGCGCTCGCTTCATGCAGTTATGCGATGCGCACGATATTCCGCTGCTTTTCCTGTGCGACACGCCCGGGATCATGGTCGGACCCCAGGCCGAAATCGATGCGACGGTTCGCCATGCCTCGCGCATGTTCGTGACTGCGGCGAGCATGGATATTCCCCATATGACGATCGTCCTGCGCAAAGGCTACGGCCTGGGCGCTCAGGCCATGGCGGGCGGCGGTTTCCGGGTGCCCTTGTTCACGGTCGCCTGGCCGACCGGCGAGTTTGGTGGCATGGGTCTCGAGGGCTTCGTGAAGCTGGGCTTCCGCAAGGAACTCGAAGCCATCGAAGATCCGCAGGAACGCATCGCCCTGTACGAGAAGATGGTGGCCCGACTCTACGAGAACGGAAAGGCGGTCAGTACCGCGACCTTCTTCGAGATCGACGACGTGATCGATCCCGCCGCGAGCAGGGAGTGGATCACGATGGCGCTGCTCGCGGCCCCAAAACCGCCGCCGCGAACTGGCAAGAAGCGACCGATGATCGACACCTGGTAGGGGCCGGTAGGGACCCGGGCTCACGCTCCCGCTTGACTCGCGGTACCCTGTGCGCGTGAATTGCTCTGCTTGCCAGTTCGAAAATCCGCCCGGGATGCGCTTCTGTGGCGGTTGTGGTGTTTCGCTCGCGTCGGCGTGTCCCGGCTGCGGAGGAGAGAATCCAGCCGGCTTTGCGTTCTGCGGGCAGTGCGGCGCGGCGTTGGGCGACTCCGCAGTGGCGACGGGTGCTTCCGCAGCGCCTGCGCAGGCACCTGAACGCTCTCCTCGGGAGTACACGCCTCGCCATCTGGCCGAGCGAATTCTGCGGCAGCGCAGCGCGCTCGAAGGGGAGCGCAAGCAGGTGACGGTTCTGTTCGCCGATGTGAAGGGTTCGATGGATCTCGCGGAGGGCGTCGGCCCGGAGGAGTGGCATCGCATCCTGGACGGCTTCTTCCGGATCCTTTCCGAGGGGATCCACCGCTTCGAAGGCACGGTCAACCAGTACACGGGGGACGGGGTGATGGCGCTGTTTGGCGCGCCGTTCGCGCACGAGGACCACGCCCAGCGCGCCTGTTATGCGGCGCTGCGCATCCGCGCGGCGGTCGACGAGTACGCGGACGAACTGCGCCGACAGGGTCATAGCTTTGCCGTACGCATCGGCTTGAATTCCGGCGAGGTCGTGGTGGGCACGATCGGCGACGACCTGCGCATGGACTACACCGCGCAGGGGCATGTCGTGGGCCTGGCGGCGCGCATCCAGACGCTCGCCGCGCCGGGCCGCGCGTGTCTGAGCGGCGAAACGGCGCGACTGGTGGAGGGCTACTTCCAGTTGCGCGACCTGGGAACCACACAGGTAAAGGGCGTGAAGGATCCCGTCGCTCTGTTCGAACTCGAAGAGGTCGGCGCCCTGCGCACTCGGCTCGAGCGTTCCCGGGCGCGTGGCTTTACCGCCTTCGTGGGCCGTGTCGACGAGTTGCAGATGCTCGAGAGCACCCTCGATCGCGCCGATGCGGGCCAACGCCAGATCGTGGGCGTGGTGGGCGAAGCGGGCATCGGCAAGAGTCGCCTGTGTGCCGAGTTCGTGGAAAGCGCCACCGCTCGGGGTATTCCGATCTACACCGCCCACTGCCCGCCCCACGGAATGAGTCTTTCTGGCGTGGGCCGGCGCGAGTTGAGCCAGAGCTTTCTCGGAGTTTCGGAGCACGACACCCCGGCCGAGGCGCGACGCAAGATCGCCGGAACCCTGGTTCTGCTGAACCCGAGTTTCCAGGAGATGTTGCCGCTGGTCTTCGAGGACTGCGGGGTTCCCGATCCGGAGCGGCCCGCTCCCAGGCTCGAGCCGGAGGTTCGACAACAGCAGACGGCGGCCTTCCTGCGCGAAATCACCCGCGCCCGCAGCGAGCGAGAGTGCGCGCTCTTCCTGCTCGACGACCTGCACTGGGCGGATCCGGAGACCGATCTGTTCATCTCCCAACTGGCAGAGGCGGCGGCGGGTACGCGAACCGTCCTGCTGTGCAACTTCAGGCCCGAGTACGAAGCGGACTGGATGGATTCCTCGGACTACCTGCGTATTCCCCTGCGCGCACTCACGGCCGCCGACTCGGCCCTGCTCGTCGATCGGCTGCTCGGCACAGACTCGAGCCTGGCCGCACTGCGCGCGCGCATTCTCGAACGCGCAGGCGGCAACCCGTTCTTCGCCGAGGAACTCGTGCAGGGGTTGTTGGAGGCGGAGGTCCTGCAGGGCGATCGCGGGGCCTATAGCTTGCGATCGGATGCGGGTGAGGTCGCGATTCCCGAGACGGTTCACAGCGTGCTGGCGGCGCGCATCGACCGACTCGGCGAGCGCGAGAAGGAAGTGTTGCAGGCGGCCGCGGTCGTGGGTCGGGAGTTTGGCGGACTCGTTCTCGCGAAGGTGCTCGATTGTGAGGAGAGCGAACTCGGCGAGGCCCTGGCGGTGCTTCGCTCTTCGGAGTTCATCACCGAGGAAGCCGTCTATCCGGAGACCGAGTACGCGTTCAAACACCCGCTCACCCACGAAGTCGCCTATCGAACACAGCTTCGAACGAAGCGAGCCTCGCTCCATCGCGCGACCGCGGCCGCACTTGCCGAGCGCAATGCCGATGTAGCCCTGATCGCCCAGCACCTCGAAGAGGCTGGAGAAACTCTGGCCGCCGCGCAGCGCTTTGCGGAATCCGCCGGTGATTTCGCCCATCTCGATCCCGAACCCGCCAGTCGCACCTGGCGGAAGGTCAGGGCGCTGTGCCGGCAGCTCGACGGGCCCGAAGCCCGTGCGCTTCACGAACACTCGATCTCCCGGATCCTGCTCGCCGGATGGGGCTCGGAGATCGAGATTGAGGAAGCCGCCGAGATCCAGCGCGAGGGGATGGAACTCGCCCGCGCCAGCGGAAATGTGCGCGCCCAGGTGATCCTGCTGGGCAGCTACTCTTTTCTGCTTCTGCGTCTGGAAAGCGCCGAGGCGCAACTCGAGACCCTCGAGCAGGCGCTGCCCCTGGTCGCCGACACGGAGGACCTGGAACTGTTCGCGATGGTCCACCAGCGGCTCGGCTGGGCGTACCTGACGGCCGGCAATCTTGACCGCTGTCTGGAAGTGAGCGAAGCCGGGCTCGCCCGCTGCGGGCCCGATCGCGCAAAAGCAGGACGCCTCAACGGTTACGGCAGTCAGCTCTTCCTTTCGGCGCAGAGCGCGTACGCACGAGGTCTGCAGGGACATTTCGCCGAGGCCGAAAAAGGCTTGCTCGAAACCAGCAGGCTGGCGCTCGAGGATGGGGACAGTCTCGTATCGTGTTCGCTCTCGTCCTATCAGGCGAACCTGGCGTACCTGTGCGGAGATCTGGGCAAGGCCGAGGCGGCCGCGCGTCGCGGTGTCGAGTACGCGGAGACTCTCGGCCCTACCTACGGGCAGTTGCCCCTGGTCACCCTCGGGCTCGTGCTGCGCTCTCAAAAGCGCGGCGAAGAGTTGCTCCAGGTCGCCGATGCGTTCGCCGCATTCCAGCGAATCGTGAGCTTCGCCGAGGGCGTCGCCGTTCACTCCCGTGCCAGCGGCCTGTTCCATTGTGGGCGTGTCGAGGAGGCCCTCGTCTACCTCGAGCGAAATTCGGGTGAGGAAGGGTTTTTCGAAGAAAGCGGGGCTGCCGAAGACCTCTTCGAGTCGATCTCGTGGCTCGAGACCCGATCTCTGATCCTCGGAGCACGGGCCGTACCCCACTGTGAGAAAATGGCAGAGCGAATCCAGCCGCTGATCGACACCTCGGATATGAAGATCTTCCAGCCCGAACTCGACCTCGCGCGCGCCGAACTCGCCCGACTCGCCGGTGACGACGACACGCGCAGGTCGCTGCTCGAAGCTGCGCGGCGGGCTTTCGTGGCCGATGGGCGCAGTCTGCGGGTGGCCCAGGTCGATCGACTCGTTTGACACGGGAATCGGCCGCCGGGTAATCTCGCCTCAGCGGGGTACCTACTGTCTAGGTATACCCCTGCGCCGGGAGGACGATGGCGAACCTAGGCGGCCCGAAAGGGCACTCGGCGGGGCAGGCAGAAGCCGCTCCAGCCCAGAATCAGGACGAAGTCCGCGAGCGGGTCGAATTGGCATTGGCCGATCTGCGCGCCGGGAAGATGATCATTCTGGCCGACGACGAGGATCGCGAGAACGAGGGCGATCTGATGGTGGCGGCCGAGAAGTGTACGGCGGAAGATGTCAACTTCATGGCCAAGTACGGGCGGGGCCTGATCTGTCTCACCCTTACGCCGGAACGGGCCCTGGCGCTCGATCTGCCCATGATGGTGCCGGATTCCAAGAACGACACGCCGTTTGGCACCGCGTTCACGGTCTCGATCGAGGCTCGCGAGGGCGTCACGACGG
Protein-coding regions in this window:
- a CDS encoding SDR family oxidoreductase, which encodes MEIRDRIAVITGGASGIGRGLAERFHADGARHIVVADRDEAGAQAVAKEVGGTAFGIDVSDERAIRELVEQTESNQGPIDLFVSNAGFVTIGGLEAPVEDLQRMWAVHVLAHLYAARAVIPGMVERGGGYLLNTASAAGLLSQFGSLHYAVTKHAAVALAEWIAITHGHQGIKVSVLCPQAVETNIGSNSPDADKMKGAGGGVAAGDGVLQPVDVAQVVVDALREERFHVLPHPEVREYVKRKGADVDRWIGGMQRWQGSMFPKDLHPANLLTRK
- the meaB gene encoding methylmalonyl Co-A mutase-associated GTPase MeaB; this translates as MSRGLLGPREYVEGVRAGDRRTVARCITLLESKRADHRELGQDVLDALVPHTGQALRLGITGAPGVGKSSLIETLGLELVSRGLTLAVLAIDPSSPVSGGSILGDKTRMERLSREPAAFIRPTPSGGTLGGVAHRTREAMLVCEAAGFDVVIVETVGVGQSEVEVRSMVDLFAVLLQPGAGDELQGIKKGVLELADVLVVNKADGEQKLAAERTRADHEQAVSLLHSLSENWVTRVLLVSALTGDGINEFWKIVEEHRAVLSQSGELEQRRRTQARSWLWRLLEEGLHAEFRGNPQVASRLPEIERQVETRELTPPRAARLLLDGFVSGTASS
- a CDS encoding methylmalonyl-CoA mutase (MDM; functions in conversion of succinate to propionate); the encoded protein is KDARSMTLRTHSQTSGASLTEQDPYNNVVRTTIEAMAAVLGGTQSLHTNGFDEAVTLPTPFSARIARNTQLILAEETGITKVIDPLAGSYYVESLTHAIAAEAQELIDEIEELGGMTRAIEAGMPKMRIEEAATRRQARVDRGEDTVVGVNKYQIDQQTEVELLDIDNREVRERQIERLERIRATRDEARYSETMRALEKGAAGEDQNVLALAVEAARARATLGEISEALERVYGRFRAQIRSVSGVYASAYRGDADFDKLQKEIGEFADAEGRRPRILVAKLGQDGHDRGAKVIATAFADLGFDVDVGPLFQTPEEVARQAIENDVHVVGVSTQAAGHKTLVPELIRELKAQDGGDIVVVCGGVIPKQDYEFLREAGVAEVFGPGTAIPGAARDVLQAVRDRHS
- a CDS encoding MglA protein, encoding MSQLNLDTREITLKIVYYGPALSGKTTNLRMIHKKLMEHARGEMVTLDTQDDRTLYFDFLPVELGGDGDYKIKLKMFTVPGQVLHRSTRRVVLAGVDAVAFIADSQRSSAAANAYSYRDLESNLRANGLDVNTIPLVVQFNKRDLDDIKTLEEVRQAWDGTGIPTVPAVAAKGEGVIETCEALLVRLYRHLDKIHSFGKKFGISEAEFLHGVLKHFEEPKQETNS
- a CDS encoding carbamoyl-phosphate synthase large subunit; this encodes MDLKKLLVANRGEVAIRVARAAAELGIESVAIHSEDDADSLHTRIADRAVALQGRGARAYLSVEGVVAAALENDCDALHPGYGFLSENAELARACEAAGIAFVGPTAGQLELFGDKLAARALAQELDVPLIAATGHATSLDEARAFLDEHGAVMIKAVAGGGGRGMRPVRAGDDLNAAYERCQGEARAAFGNSDVYVERLIERARHIEIQIIGDGSQVSQLGERECTLQRQNQKLVEIAPSPTLADEIRERLASAALRMARHANYLSLGTFEFLVDADDSAVTAFIETNARLQVEHTVTEEVMGLDLVQSQLRIACGAGLAELGLAQDQLSPPRGYAIQCRINTETMSPEGRARPSSGTLLAFEAPSGPGVRSDSCGFVGYTTNPSFDSLLAKLIAHSPSGSYADVIRRMRRALAEFRIDGVPTNLGYLKALLERSEIETNQVTTRYIEEHASELAKTVTEHEQRLSAGTAQTAPAPGFAGVKVGSDPLAVLRYGSVDGETAPESSAPQVTAAPTPVVSPIAGPEGSLAVSAPLQGTIVSVDVAEGDAIAAGQALLVMEAMKMEHVVSANCDGLVRRIDVREGDAVFEGHPLIFVEEAEVDVDRAQAVGRVDIDAIREDLQEVIDRHAVGYDENKPEAVAKRHGRGNRTARENLAQLVDEGSFVEYGPLMVAAQRKRRSLEDLIANTQGDGMVAGIGSVNGSLFGDEASQAVVMSYDYMVLAGTQGAQNHRKKDRLFEVAENNRLPLVLFAEGGGGRPGDTDGIGGSGLDCWAFYYIARLSGLVPLVGITNGRCFAGNAVLLGCCDVIIATRGSNIGVGGPAMIEGGGLGVFRPEDVGPVDVQYPNGVIDILVEDEEEAVEVAKKYLSYFQGPLDDWQAHDPRELRHLIPENRLRIYDVRQVIEKLCDVDSVLEIRAGWGDGLVTALARIEGRPIGVIANNPHHLAGAIDADAGDKGARFMQLCDAHDIPLLFLCDTPGIMVGPQAEIDATVRHASRMFVTAASMDIPHMTIVLRKGYGLGAQAMAGGGFRVPLFTVAWPTGEFGGMGLEGFVKLGFRKELEAIEDPQERIALYEKMVARLYENGKAVSTATFFEIDDVIDPAASREWITMALLAAPKPPPRTGKKRPMIDTW
- a CDS encoding AAA family ATPase; this translates as MRFCGGCGVSLASACPGCGGENPAGFAFCGQCGAALGDSAVATGASAAPAQAPERSPREYTPRHLAERILRQRSALEGERKQVTVLFADVKGSMDLAEGVGPEEWHRILDGFFRILSEGIHRFEGTVNQYTGDGVMALFGAPFAHEDHAQRACYAALRIRAAVDEYADELRRQGHSFAVRIGLNSGEVVVGTIGDDLRMDYTAQGHVVGLAARIQTLAAPGRACLSGETARLVEGYFQLRDLGTTQVKGVKDPVALFELEEVGALRTRLERSRARGFTAFVGRVDELQMLESTLDRADAGQRQIVGVVGEAGIGKSRLCAEFVESATARGIPIYTAHCPPHGMSLSGVGRRELSQSFLGVSEHDTPAEARRKIAGTLVLLNPSFQEMLPLVFEDCGVPDPERPAPRLEPEVRQQQTAAFLREITRARSERECALFLLDDLHWADPETDLFISQLAEAAAGTRTVLLCNFRPEYEADWMDSSDYLRIPLRALTAADSALLVDRLLGTDSSLAALRARILERAGGNPFFAEELVQGLLEAEVLQGDRGAYSLRSDAGEVAIPETVHSVLAARIDRLGEREKEVLQAAAVVGREFGGLVLAKVLDCEESELGEALAVLRSSEFITEEAVYPETEYAFKHPLTHEVAYRTQLRTKRASLHRATAAALAERNADVALIAQHLEEAGETLAAAQRFAESAGDFAHLDPEPASRTWRKVRALCRQLDGPEARALHEHSISRILLAGWGSEIEIEEAAEIQREGMELARASGNVRAQVILLGSYSFLLLRLESAEAQLETLEQALPLVADTEDLELFAMVHQRLGWAYLTAGNLDRCLEVSEAGLARCGPDRAKAGRLNGYGSQLFLSAQSAYARGLQGHFAEAEKGLLETSRLALEDGDSLVSCSLSSYQANLAYLCGDLGKAEAAARRGVEYAETLGPTYGQLPLVTLGLVLRSQKRGEELLQVADAFAAFQRIVSFAEGVAVHSRASGLFHCGRVEEALVYLERNSGEEGFFEESGAAEDLFESISWLETRSLILGARAVPHCEKMAERIQPLIDTSDMKIFQPELDLARAELARLAGDDDTRRSLLEAARRAFVADGRSLRVAQVDRLV
- a CDS encoding DUF1330 domain-containing protein: MPIYPRPEQIQALLKSDFEGPVDMLNLLIFKERAEYEDGRETNLTGQEAYALYGEKMMPFVASHGGKFLYGGAARHLMIGDGDLEWDSVAVMQYPSKEAFVKIATAPEVAEFGVHRTAGLAHQLLVACSGTFL